A single Pangasianodon hypophthalmus isolate fPanHyp1 chromosome 27, fPanHyp1.pri, whole genome shotgun sequence DNA region contains:
- the spag7 gene encoding sperm-associated antigen 7 homolog — MADLLGSILSSMEKPPTVGDQESRRKAREQAARMKKMQEDEKRKKAEFRKKMEKDVSDFIQDSALKKKKYDPMGKIERSILHDVAEVAGLTSFSFGEDEESRYVMLFKKEFAPSDEELEAYRRGEEWDHAKAEERRKLKEQAALEEEAASQSQKRPSSPSSNYRDKYSHLIGTSAAKDAAHTLEANRAYGCVPVANKRDTRSIEEAMNDIRAKKRLKRGEEDTGAGSL, encoded by the exons ATGGCGGACCTCCTGggctcaatcctgagctcgaTGGAAAAACCTCCAACAGTCGGCGACCAGGAAAGCCGCCGCAAAGCTCGAG AGCAGGCGGCTCGCATGAAGAAGATGCAGGAGGatgagaagaggaagaaagcagAGTTTAGGAAGAAG ATGGAGAAGGACGTGTCTGATTTCATCCAGGACAGCgctctgaagaagaagaagtacgACCCCATGGGGAAGATCGAGAGGAGCATCCT GCACGATGTGGCCGAGGTGGCCGGTCTGACCTCGTTCTCGTTCGGGGAGGATGAAGAAAGCAGATACGTCATGCTCTTTAAAAAG GAGTTTGCCCCGTCGGATGAGGAGTTGGAGGCGTATcgtagaggagaggagtgggATCACGCCAAAGCCGAGGAGAGACGCAAACTGAAG GAACAGGCAGCGCTGGAGGAGGAAGCAGCCAGTCAGAGTCAGAAGAGACCGTCGTCTCCCAGCTCCAACTACAGAGACAAATACAGCCATCTGATTGGCACGTCTGCTGCTAAAGACGCCGCCCACACGCTGGAGGCCAATCGTGCATACGGCTGCG TTCCTGTGGCCAATAAGAGAGACACGCGCTCCATCGAGGAGGCCATGAACGACATCCGGGCTAAAAAACGCCtcaagagaggagaagaggacaCCGGGGCCGGCAGCCtgtga